The sequence below is a genomic window from Pseudomonadota bacterium.
CGAGCGGCTTTTTCGAATGGCGGCGCGAGGGCCGGCGCAAGGTGCCGCATTACATCCAGCCAAGCAAGCCCGCGTTGCTGGGCTTTGCCGGCCTGTGGCAGCAGCCCAGCAGCGCCCAAGGTCTGTTCGAGCGCGGTTTCGCGCTGATTACGACGCGCTCGAACGCACTGGTCGCCTCGATCCACGATCGAATGCCAGCCATCCTCCATGCGGGCGACTTCGAGCGTTGGTTGTGCCCCGATCCCGAGCACGCGAGCGAGCTCGCGCCGCTGCTTCGGCCGTACCCACCTGACCGGCTGCAGGCCTCGGAGGTTTCAGCGCTGGTCAACAGCCCCCACAACGATCAACCCGAGTGCATTGCCCCCGTAGCCCCGGCCCAAACCCTCCTGTTCCCGGAAGACAAGGGCT
It includes:
- a CDS encoding SOS response-associated peptidase; protein product: MRGRQGPQPVPQHAEALRMCGRYSLEAEIDQWSELGVSYPLEELFRWRARYNIAPSQRAPVILNLGQPKIALASFGFVPPGRAGASGVQRIINARAEGLSKRPLFREAFRCRRCIVLASGFFEWRREGRRKVPHYIQPSKPALLGFAGLWQQPSSAQGLFERGFALITTRSNALVASIHDRMPAILHAGDFERWLCPDPEHASELAPLLRPYPPDRLQASEVSALVNSPHNDQPECIAPVAPAQTLLFPEDKG